The genomic stretch ATTTCAGATTTCAAACTCATTTACAAGTACCATTggataaaattaacgaaaaaaaatataacttacaTGAAATACGGGCAATTACTGAATTACCGGCTTCTGACTGGAGATAGGAACATATgtaatgtgacagggttaaacatatttgtgatCTTTCAACTTTTCCTAATCTgtaacagtggtgtaacagcacagcaAAAGAACCAACTGTAAATCTTAGTTGCACATAGCTTGACAAATAAATATGTACAAAGCATATTATGGATAGACGAACTCAATGTTAAAGGCCGTAGGATTATCTATAATTGCtatttcaaagccaattacaactgcaaaataaatcatgttttcttAGACTCATTTGTTCTTGCCGAGTGTATTTGTTACATGGTGATGCCACAGAAtacactagttcatatgtgtcaAGTGCGTAGAAAGAATTTTCACCCGAGTGTAGCTGTAGACACAAACAATTTTTGTAAAGCAAAACCATCCTATTTTTCAGAATCCGGAATTTATGCTGCTGGTAATATTTGCAATTGATGGCGGTACTGTTATTTAAATACACTATTACAACTACTGTTATAATTGATTatataccattatttttttttacagaattgtgTTTTATGGCGACATCTTTCCAAAGCTGTGGTGTTTGTGTCCTGCGGCACATCACGAAACCGTCCATAGTCTGGTGTTCAGAATGTGATGAAGGACTATGTAAAGAATGCCAGGAACACCATAGTTTGTCCAAGGCGTCGATGAATCATGGTGTGATACCTTTTACCGATTACCAAAAGTTACCGACAGATGTACAGAAGATCAGTCAATACTGTAGCAAACACAAGAAAAAGTTTCAAGTGTATTGCCAGAAACACCAATGTCCTTGCTGCACCAAATGTTGGAAAGAAAGTCACAACGAATGCAGGGATATCGTCGAATTAGATGACGTAATTCAAAATGCGAAAACATCAAATGCCCTATGCGACATAGAGGAAGCATTAGCTGAAGTAGcagaaaatatacaaaacattcgcCAGCATCAACAGGATACACTGTCGACATTGAAAGAGAAGAGAAAGGAAATTGAATCAGAAATAAAGAAGATCAGAATAAAGATCAACAACCATCTCGACAATCTACAAGAAGATTTTATGAAACAACTGTATGCGATCGAAGACAAAGAAAACTCGAAGTACTATCAGTTGGAAAGGGAGGAAAAAGAAGTAGAAGAATGTCAGAgaaatattataaatatcaaacaacaCGCAACGGATCTTCAGATGTTCCTTTCAATGAAGCAAATAGAAGAAGAGGTCTCAAGCAAAGATAAATTTCTGCGCTCATTATGCCAAGATGGGGATTTGAAGCAGCATTCCATTGTATATGAAATAAACGGAACAATTCAGAATATCATGTCTGATATCAATAGTTTTGGGGAAGTAAATATTGAAGCCAAACCTTGCAATATTGTTCTGAGCACGAAGATGACAAAACAAGCCCAGATAATGGTACCTATCGTTCAATCAAGATCCGTTGAAAACATACAGCTAAAAATAGACAAGACAATAAGCACTCAAGGAGACTTCACTCCTGGATGTTGCTTGCTGCCGGATGGAAGACTGGTGTTCACGTATTCCAAGAAAGGAACAATAAAAGTATTCAACCTTGAAGGATCAAAAGATTTTGAGATGGATATACCGTGTGGGGCGTTTGATATAGTGTACATCAGAGATAACAATACATTGGCTGTTACATCCGGTGAATCAGATAATCAGTGTATTACAATTGTAGACCTGGAAAAGAAAGAAatcaaaaaaacattttcacTGAGTTCGGATAATTATGGCATAGTATTGAAAGATAACGCATTGATTTATTCCGCTTACAACAAAGGTATACGAATGATCAATATGTTCGACGAGTCTTTAAGTGACATAGTCCGAGAGGAAACGGCCAGTAAAGGTTACACTGCAACATTTAGGGACAAAATCTATCATACAAACAGACTTACTCACACTGTTAAATGCTATAATGAAAAAGGAGAAATGCAATGGACATTTCAAAATGAAAGCGTTCTGCATAATCCTCTTGGGATTGATGTAGATAATGATGGTAATGTGTACGTGGTGGGGTACTATTCGCACAATTTAGTTGTTTTCTCACCCGATGGACAACTGCATAAAGAAGTATTAAAAAGAAGTGATGGTATTAAAAATCCTACCGCACTTCGTTATTGTGGATATAAAAAACAGTTTCTTGTTGCTAACCATCACAGAGAGGCTCGATTGTTTAGTTTTAACTGAAAATAACACCTGTACAAAATTTTCTTACATTGTCTTAGTTTAGTTCATCTTGCATTCAACGGAACTTGGTTAGCgaatatacaattttataatcctttttgtaattttatgaaattttgtttgtttttgttatttcttgTCTATTTGTATTAAATTAGCATCGTTGACGTTGACTTACAATGTGCAGGTtattattcatgtcctgatactgcaaataatcattttttttttcaatataagaaaatctttagttaaTTGCAAATTGTAAAGGCGTGATTCCTCAGATCGAAACAAAGAGCcaacaataaaaataacaaagCACATACCGTTTCGAGTATTCACAGTAtttgaaaacttatttcaaacaataaataaaccaCGTTTTCCTAGACTAAAATGTAGTCT from Mytilus edulis chromosome 7, xbMytEdul2.2, whole genome shotgun sequence encodes the following:
- the LOC139483238 gene encoding uncharacterized protein, which translates into the protein MATSFQSCGVCVLRHITKPSIVWCSECDEGLCKECQEHHSLSKASMNHGVIPFTDYQKLPTDVQKISQYCSKHKKKFQVYCQKHQCPCCTKCWKESHNECRDIVELDDVIQNAKTSNALCDIEEALAEVAENIQNIRQHQQDTLSTLKEKRKEIESEIKKIRIKINNHLDNLQEDFMKQLYAIEDKENSKYYQLEREEKEVEECQRNIINIKQHATDLQMFLSMKQIEEEVSSKDKFLRSLCQDGDLKQHSIVYEINGTIQNIMSDINSFGEVNIEAKPCNIVLSTKMTKQAQIMVPIVQSRSVENIQLKIDKTISTQGDFTPGCCLLPDGRLVFTYSKKGTIKVFNLEGSKDFEMDIPCGAFDIVYIRDNNTLAVTSGESDNQCITIVDLEKKEIKKTFSLSSDNYGIVLKDNALIYSAYNKGIRMINMFDESLSDIVREETASKGYTATFRDKIYHTNRLTHTVKCYNEKGEMQWTFQNESVLHNPLGIDVDNDGNVYVVGYYSHNLVVFSPDGQLHKEVLKRSDGIKNPTALRYCGYKKQFLVANHHREARLFSFN